The following are from one region of the Gossypium hirsutum isolate 1008001.06 chromosome D03, Gossypium_hirsutum_v2.1, whole genome shotgun sequence genome:
- the LOC121215607 gene encoding protein NRT1/ PTR FAMILY 6.3 gives MSLPTTQRKTLPDAWDYKGHPSERSKSGGWTSAAMILGVEACERLTTLGIAVNLVTYLTETMHLGNATSANIVTNFFGTSFMLCLLGGFVADTFLGRYLTIGIFTAVQATGVTILTVSTIIPSLRPPKCTRDSTTVCIPASGIQLTVLYLALYIIALGTGGLKSSVSGFGSDQFDESDPEERSQMSNFFNWFFFFISLGSLCSVTILVYIQDNLGRDWGYGIIACAIVIGLMVFLSGTKRYRFKKLVGSPLTQIAAVFVAAWRKKHLELPSEPSLLFNIDDVAEGLKMKTKQNLPHTKQFRFLDRAAIKDPSVIKANKWNLATLTDVEEVKLVLRMLPIWATTIIFWTVYAQMSTFSVSQATTMDRHIGKFQIPPASLTVFFVGGILLTVPIYDRLIVPIARKVLKNPQGLTPLQRIAVGLVLSIIAMVAAALIEIKRMRVATTNGLTNNPTAQIPLSVFWLVPQFLFVGAGEAFTYIGQLDFFLRECPKGMKTMSTGLFLSTLSLGFFLSSLLVTIVDKVTGNKHPWLPDNLNQGRLYDFYWLLAILCCLNLAIYLVFAKWYVYKDKRLADEGIELEESEPTFH, from the exons ATGTCCCTTCCTACAACACAAAGGAAAACCCTCCCCGATGCTTGGGACTACAAGGGCCATCCCTCCGAGCGGTCAAAATCCGGTGGCTGGACCAGCGCCGCCATGATTCTAGGTGTTGAAGCATGTGAGAGATTAACAACATTAGGTATCGCTGTTAACTTGGTGACATACTTGACGGAAACCATGCATTTAGGCAATGCTACATCAGCCAACATCGTTACCAATTTTTTCGGCACATCTTTCATGCTTTGTCTACTCGGTGGTTTCGTCGCCGACACCTTCCTCGGCAG ATATCTCACTATCGGAATCTTCACCGCCGTTCAAGCAACA GGTGTCACAATCTTAACAGTTTCCACAATAATCCCAAGCCTAAGGCCACCCAAATGCACCAGGGACAGCACCACAGTATGCATCCCAGCAAGTGGCATACAGCTCACTGTTCTCTACTTAGCCCTTTACATCATAGCTCTTGGGACTGGGGGTCTAAAATCGAGTGTTTCCGGGTTCGGGTCTGACCAATTCGATGAGTCGGACCCTGAAGAGAGATCCCAGATGAGCAACTTCTTCAACTGGTTCTTTTTCTTCATAAGCTTAGGTTCACTTTGTTCAGTCACCATTTTAGTTTACATCCAAGACAATTTAGGGCGTGATTGGGGTTATGGCATTATTGCTTGCGCTATTGTGATAGGGTTAATGGTGTTTCTATCGGGTACAAAGAGGTACCGGTTTAAGAAACTAGTGGGGAGTCCATTGACCCAAATTGCTGCAGTGTTTGTAGCTGCTTGGAGGAAGAAGCACTTGGAGTTGCCATCGGAGCCATCGTTGCTCTTCAATATTGATGATGTGGCTGAGGGATTAAAGATGAAAACGAAGCAAAACTTGCCCCACACCAAACAGTTCCG TTTCTTGGATAGGGCAGCTATCAAGGACCCATCTGTGATTAAGGCAAATAAATGGAACTTAGCTACTTTAACAGATGTTGAAGAAGTGAAATTGGTGCTAAGAATGTTACCTATATGGGCAACCACTATCATATTTTGGACCGTTTATGCCCAAATGTCAACGTTTTCAGTGTCTCAAGCCACAACCATGGACCGTCATATAGGTAAATTTCAAATCCCACCAGCATCACTCACGGTGTTCTTCGTGGGAGGCATTCTCTTAACAGTCCCAATTTACGATAGGCTCATCGTCCCAATCGCTAGAAAAGTACTCAAAAACCCACAGGGCTTAACCCCTTTACAAAGGATCGCTGTTGGCTTGGTGTTATCCATTATAGCAATGGTAGCAGCAGCATTGATCGAGATAAAGCGGATGAGAGTGGCAACCACGAACGGGCTTACGAATAACCCCACCGCTCAAATCCCATTAAGTGTCTTTTGGTTGGTCCCTCAGTTTCTGTTTGTAGGGGCTGGTGAAGCCTTTACATACATAGGtcaacttgattttttcttaaggGAGTGTCCAAAAGGGATGAAAACGATGAGTACGGGTTTATTTTTGAGTACCCTTTCATTAGGGTTTTTCCTTAGTTCTTTGTTGGTTACTATAGTTGACAAGGTCACTGGAAACAAGCATCCATGGCTGCCAGACAATTTGAACCAAGGGAGACTCTACGATTTCTATTGGCTTTTGGCAATTCTATGTTGTTTAAATTTGGCAATTTATCTGGTTTTTGCTAAATGGTATGTGTATAAGGATAAGAGGCTTGCTGATGAAGGGATTGAATTGGAAGAATCGGAACCTACCTTCCACTAA